The segment GATCCTTGATGACATGCGCCGTGAACACAAAGAGCGATCTGTTTCACTCGACGAGCTCTTTTCATAAAAGGCGTCACTTCCCCGGCAGGTGGCATCACCCTCGTACCACCACCTTTCGGCTCTGCGAAAGGTGATGATTGGACGTGGGCCGCCGCGGGGGCACCACCATTCGCAGAGCCGAATGGTGGTGGCACGGCTCCGTTACGCCACGCCACCCGTCCGGTACGACACGTCCCGCGTTCGTTACGCGACGGCACTATTTCCGTAAGAGTTCTGGGGGATCGCGTACGGAATCCCGCGCGTTCCTTACGTGGCGGGGGCGGTCGCGTAAGGACTGCGCGGGACCGCGTACGGAAACGCCGCCGCGGCGTATGCGGGGCGGGGGAATCGGTGCGGAATCCGCGGCGTCGGGCACGCGGGGCGGGCGGTTCCGCGGGCTTTGGGCCGCGTTCCAGGCCGATCCTGTGCGGTTGCGGTGGTGTGGGGATGCGTCCGGGGGCGTCGGCGGCCCAAACGTGTCAAAAACGGCAGAGTCCGCTCAACCCCCCCACCCCTCACGCCGATGCTGTCTCCATCATGCCTATCCAGCGCATCATCCGCTCCCCCGCTCCGCCGCCGTGAACTTCGCGGGCCAGCACGTCGAGCCCTTCCAGCAGCACGCGGCGTTGCTCGGGCTCAGCCCGCAGCAGCTCGCCAGCTACGAGCAGGCCGTGGTGAACGCGCAGGACGCCCTCGCGCAGGCCACCGCCGCGAAGCAGGCGTGGAAGACGGCGGCCTCGCTCGCCGCGACCCGTATGCGCGAACTGAACCGTGTGATGACCGAGACGGTGACGCTGATCGACCTCAACGCCGCGAACGCGGCGGACCCGATGGAGCTGTACCAGGCCGCGATGCTGACCCCGCCCAACACCCCGGGCGTGATGGCCGCGCCGGGGCCGTGCACGCACCTCCGCGCCACGCTCAACACCGACGGCTCGCTGACGATCCAGTGGAAGTGCAAGAACCCCGCCAACGCCCACGGCACGATCTACCAGGTCCTGCGGCGGCTGCCGAGTGCCGACGGCGGCTGGGGCCCGTTCACGCAGGTCGCGCTCGCGGGCCGTAAACACTTCCGCGACGGCACCCTGCCCGCCGGCGTGGGAACCGTGCAGTACACCGTGCAGGCCCGCCGCGTCGACGTGCTGGGCCCGGTGTGCGCGCCCTTCACGGTGCAGCTGGGGGCGGGGGCGCTCACGGCCGGCGGGGAAACCGCGGGCGAGGCCAGGCTGGCGGCGTGACACCCACAGGAGACTCGAAACACAGCGCCCACGAAGAACACCAGGGAGAGGCTTGGAAGGACATGAATGAGCGGGCTGATCCCTGGTTCAACCCCGCTCCGCCAGCGTGAAGCAGAACGTGGTGCCCTGCACGCCCGGCGGGGGGTCCTCGATCCAGATGCGGCCGCGGTGGCGTTCGATGATGCGGCGGGTGAGGGCCAGGCCGGCGCCGGTGCCGGCGTTGGGCGGGTCGTGGGGGTCGCCGGGCTCGGGGCGGCGGAACATGCGGAAGACCCTGTCGCGCTTCTCGCGCGGGATGCCCGCGCCGTTGTCGCGCACGTAGAACACCGGCGGCTTGACGTCCACCGAGGCGCCCAGCCCGATCACGCCCATGTCGAGCACGCCCACCTCGATCACCTTCGGGCTGGAGCGGTTGTACTTGACGCCGTTGGCGATCAGGTTCGTAAAGACGCGGATGATGCTCGCCTCGTCGCAGCGCACCGGCGGCAGGGGGCCGCGCACAATCACCTCCGCGTTCTCCTGCTTGAGCCAGGGCTCGAGCGTCTGGACCACGCGCCCCGCCACGGCCGCGGGGTCCACCACGGCGGGCCCGGACTCACCCGGCTCCGCGGCGCCGGCCGCCGACTCGCGGGCGTAATCGAGCGCGACGCCGAGCATGTGGGCCATCCCCTGGGCGGAGGCCTTGAGGCGCCCCAGGCGGTGCCGCTCGTCGGGCGTGAGGCGGTCGGCGGTGTCCTCCTCCAGGAACGTGGCCAGGTAGGTGATGCCCCGCAGCGGCTCCTTGAGGTCATGGGCCACGGCGTGGGAGAACTCGTCGAGCCGCTCGTTGGCCTCGCGGAGCTCGCGCTCCGCCCGCGTGCGCTGCCGCACCTCCGCCTCCAGCTCGCGGGCGCGGCGGTCGAGCTCCGTGAACGCGGCCCGCTCACGGGCCACCGAGCGGCGGTGCGCCTCGCTGAGCACGACCACGCCCGCGCCCAGCACGCCGTTGAGGGCCACGGCCACGATGTCCGCCGGGCGCGACACCGCGAAGAAGCCCTCGGGCGGCAGCGACCAGATGGACGTAAGGGTCGCGACCACCACCGCGGTCGCGCCCGGGAGCACGCCCAGGCACAAAGCCGCGACCACGATGCCCAGGAACTCAAAGGGCAGGAACTGGCCCATGGGGCCCAGCAGCCGCTCGGGGACGACCTGCAGCGCGTGCGCCCCCGCCATCAGCGGCAGGGCGAGCAGGCACCGCGCCCACAGCGGGAGCCGGAGGGTGGCGTCGAAGTAGTTGCGACGCGGGAGCGCCATGCCGGTCTTTGTATCAATCCGCTCCGCGGGGGGCAACGAAAACCGGCGTGAATCGGCGTGGTGAGCGCGGAGGCTGAGGCGGGCGCTCATGCGGGCGCGGATGGAAGCCCGACCCCCACTCAGTCCCCCCGCAGCACGAGCACCGGCGCATCAAGCTCGGACTCCATCCGCACCGTGGGGTCCAGCCGCTTCTCCATGGCGCCCAGCAGGCCGGTGGGCCGCTCGGCGTGCATGACCAGCAGGTCGGCGTGCACGCGGCGGCCGTACTCCAGCACCTCCTGCGCAGGATCCACGCCAAAGAGCACGGCGTAGCGCACGTCGAGCCCGGGCGTGCGTTCCACCACGGGCCCGACGCACTCCCGCAGCCGCGCCAGCTCGCGGGCCTCGTACGCGTTCCGCTCCTTCTCGGAGGAGGCCTCCGCGGGCGAGCGGTAATGCAGCTTCATCCACGGCGGCGTGCACGCGTGCACCACGTGCAGCACCGCCCCCCCACCACCCGACCCCCGCGCGATCACCGCCGCCTGCTCCATCAGCCGCGGGCAGCTCTGCGAGAAGTCCACCCACACCAGCACGTTCCTGTACACCGGTTCGTTCGCCATCACCATGTTGAACTCCTTTCCCGCGCCGCCCGCTCGCGGCCGTCTCGATGTTCCGCTTCGCGAACGTCGGCCGCGCCCGCCTCACGCCCGGGTGTCGCCGCACCCGCGCCCACCCCCGCGTCGAGCGTCGCGGCCAGGGGCACGGGCCTCAGCAGCCGACGCACCGCCAGGATGAACACGCCCGTGAGCAGCAGGTT is part of the Phycisphaerales bacterium genome and harbors:
- a CDS encoding fibronectin type III domain-containing protein; translated protein: MNFAGQHVEPFQQHAALLGLSPQQLASYEQAVVNAQDALAQATAAKQAWKTAASLAATRMRELNRVMTETVTLIDLNAANAADPMELYQAAMLTPPNTPGVMAAPGPCTHLRATLNTDGSLTIQWKCKNPANAHGTIYQVLRRLPSADGGWGPFTQVALAGRKHFRDGTLPAGVGTVQYTVQARRVDVLGPVCAPFTVQLGAGALTAGGETAGEARLAA
- a CDS encoding HAMP domain-containing sensor histidine kinase, with amino-acid sequence MALPRRNYFDATLRLPLWARCLLALPLMAGAHALQVVPERLLGPMGQFLPFEFLGIVVAALCLGVLPGATAVVVATLTSIWSLPPEGFFAVSRPADIVAVALNGVLGAGVVVLSEAHRRSVARERAAFTELDRRARELEAEVRQRTRAERELREANERLDEFSHAVAHDLKEPLRGITYLATFLEEDTADRLTPDERHRLGRLKASAQGMAHMLGVALDYARESAAGAAEPGESGPAVVDPAAVAGRVVQTLEPWLKQENAEVIVRGPLPPVRCDEASIIRVFTNLIANGVKYNRSSPKVIEVGVLDMGVIGLGASVDVKPPVFYVRDNGAGIPREKRDRVFRMFRRPEPGDPHDPPNAGTGAGLALTRRIIERHRGRIWIEDPPPGVQGTTFCFTLAERG
- a CDS encoding universal stress protein; its protein translation is MVMANEPVYRNVLVWVDFSQSCPRLMEQAAVIARGSGGGGAVLHVVHACTPPWMKLHYRSPAEASSEKERNAYEARELARLRECVGPVVERTPGLDVRYAVLFGVDPAQEVLEYGRRVHADLLVMHAERPTGLLGAMEKRLDPTVRMESELDAPVLVLRGD